GTATCTGcaaattccattttttttttatattttatatttttgctttGTAATCTTGAAACTGAGAGATGTTCTTAACTCAAAACTATTATCCTATGAGAAATGGCCGGCATTTCAATTGAATACTCTCGAATTATCATGACAATATATATCGCGTGCTAGAATgatcggattatcaataataGTTTTGATTCACACAACTATTAAGATGCCTCTAAGCTAGACTAGAGAGCATTTGCTTCCGCTCTAATGGTTTGTCAACggggaaataaaaaaaaaaaaaaaaaaaaaaaaagataaaaaatcaCGAATAGAGTACCCCTTTGGGGGTGGAAGTGGAACCCTCCTATTTCTTTGTCAAAAAAGCACCCACATTTTGAATAAAGTTCCCCAACTTACAAAGCATCcatcccttttctttttctcgtcTTCATGTTGGGACCTTTTTATTCCCACCCCCTCTCCTCTATGCACATATATCTTTCCTTTTACCTTTTGTTCCTTTCAACTCTCAAAGTTTCCATTTTTCCTTGTAACTCTTTGATATTGTCAATTTCATGTTGTAGCATGTAGTGAGATATCATCCAATATCCATATCCAATACCAGCTCTGGCCTTTTCATCGAGAAAATTCAGTTCGGTTTGCACGATCTGAAATCAATCAATAAATCAGTGATGATTATAATGTCTCTTATACATCACTAGGAATAGGTAAGATTTTTAGCAGCAGCTTAGATGGTATGTTTGTTATTCTCTTATGTATTAATCAAGCTTctttttcagaattttaaataattttgccATAAgtcaatatatatgaaaaaataaatcatatatatatagatgtacaCTATCTACTTCTCGAGCTAAACACCAAGATGTATAAATTAAAAGGAAGCAATAAAGAGAAGAATTCACTTGACCTTTATTCTTCGGCCAAGTTGAATTCACAAGAATGGTCCAATTGGTTGTTTCCACTCTATTGTAAATTGCATCCTTTCACATTTCTAgagaaaaacatatatatatatatatatatataatttgtcgtaatgaaataaatattatatatgtatacatttaTCATCTATCCATATAGATATACAAATTGTCGGATCGAATGCTATGTTTCTTCATGAAACCGGGAGATCACGTTCTTCGacaatattaatataatttaattatttctccaAGCACGGATAATGATGATTAAATTAATCTAAGCacaattttgaatttaataaaCTTGTGCCGGACCAAATATTTGTCGGGGCCAAACCGGTCCAAGAAATTGTCTCTATTCTTCGTGCTCTCTAGACCCAATACAAGtttaattcatcaaaaaaataaaaataaaatacaagtttggccATCTAAGAATGCCAGACATAtggtctcgagttcgagtctttTTAAATGCAAAAAATCAGTCCATCGTAGACTGGGGGAGCTATTTCACTCGGTTTATAATTTGATAGATCGCGAAAATCTTACCCGGTGGGGGCCGGGGGTGATGCCAAACTTTTCGACACACATCCCCAAGAAGCTTCTTCATGGTGCCTCTCGTTGTCTAAGGTGGCTTTTTTTGAATTACGCCGTAAGGCCAAAGAATCAGATCCTCTTAAAGATATAAATACATACCCTTGGAAAAGTTATTTTAGGAATAGAATAGAACATATGCTCTCTcttatctttcttttcttattgTCATGGCCATTTTAGATTGGATGAGATATAACTACAAAGCTTTACCACATGAGCAGGTCCATTAAGAATCAACCTGAATTGCCTTGTTAAACAGAGGAGTGGATTGGACTCGGTTCACAAAAAAATTGTATCACTATTAGTTTTGGATTGGACTCTTTGCAAACAATGTAAAGAGTTACGGATAATAGTCCAATCGTTATTAGTATGATTATCGGAATCAATGCAGATGTCTATGTTGGTGAAATCGAATGGCCATATGTAATGCTTACTATGCATGAGAAAAGCATTGAGTTCAAATGTTTAGGATTTGCAAAATCACAGAGGAAGCGTAAAACCTTGAAGCTACATTTATCAATAATGATGTAATAAATTAGGTTTTAATTGGCTCAATTGGAATATCATCGTTATACCGAATACACGTAGAAAATGgacataatttaaaaataaaatgagaatAAGAGGAGGAAATTAAAGTGACAGTTAATTTTGGTAATTTGTGGaatgaatttaattttctaaatctaattaaggttaaaaaaaaggagttgTGGTAAATTTGAAGGGGCTCTCCACTCTTCCCTCCCGACTTCTCATCCTCGTTACTTTGCTCCATTTAGATTTTTCCCTTCtcctatatataattaatgaaaattagtagaatttattatatttccaAACTTTTTAATCCCTTCACGTAGTTAAAGAAGGGGAAATAAGAAGTTTGGAGacttgttaaaaaaaaataaaaaagcagaCTAGCTTCGGCCAAAACTCGAAATTAAGAGATCGATGTTTCGAATGGAGGCCATTGATAGTCGAGTCGCATTATTTTGTTTCGCTCTTGCTGTACTGATTCCGGTCCTCAGAGCTAACATTGCAGAATTTGATGAGGTGTGGCAGAAGAGAGCCGAGCAAGCCAAGAAGGGCTTCCTCGAGGCGTATCATCCCAATCCCGAAGAGGTCACTGTAGAATTTAACAAGCATGTAACCAGGCACGTCATCCTATGATGAACCGACTTTACGAATGAATGCAAACTAGTTTTAAGCGTTACGCTTAACGATTAGCAGTATTAATTGTGTAATCGTGGTATTTAGGGACCCAGAAGGCAATAGCACAAGGAGGAGCCTGCGAAAATCGCTTGGTGGGCCTTGCTTGGCCACAAACCCGATTGACCGGTGCTGGAGATGCCAGCCAGACTGGGCCAACAACAGGAAGAGGTTGGCTGAATGTGTTCTCGGGTTTGGCCGCAAGACCACCGGAGGCAAGGATGGGAAGTTCTACGTGGTGACAGACCCATCAGATGATGACCTGTTGGACCCTAAGCCGGGTACCTTGCGATACGGTGTGATCCAGCCTGAACCACTCTGGATCATCTTTGCCCGTGACATGATCATCCGGCTCAGCCAAGAGCTCCTCGTGACCAGTAACAAGACAATTGACGGGCGAGGCTTTAACGTGCGTATCATGAAAGGGGCACAGATCACGCTCCAGTTCGTGAACAATGTTATCATCCACGGCCTCCACATTCACGACATCAACCCTGGGAATGGTGGGCTGATCAGGGATTCAGTGGATCATTTTGGATTACGAACACGGAGTGATGGTGATGGCATCTCGATTTTCGGGTCGAGGAATATCTGGATCGATCATATATCCATGTCGCACTGCTACGATGGACTGATCGACGCCATTGAGGCTTCCACAGCCATTACCATCTCCAACTGCCACTTTACAAATCACAACGAGGTAATCTTACTGCTGAAAGTACACACTAACTTGCAGGAATGAAACCGAGTCCATGAGAGACTCGCAAAGCGACTCGTAGGATTATGCACTATAGTATCATGTCCGATAGTTTCGCTATAATTTTCACCATCACCCCATTTATGGCAGAGCCCGAATGTAACAGACATaacaataaatttaaataaaaaaaaacacgggGAAACTATACAATAATATGAGGCATGGAGAAAGGAAGATGATCAAACCACGGACTAATATATGCAGGTGATGTTGTTTGGGGGAAGTGACAGCTACTCGGACGATACAAAGATGCAGATAACCGTAGCTTTTAACCACTTTGGGCAAGGATTGGTGCAGAGGATGCCTAGGTGCCGATATGGTTTTATTCACGTCGTCAACAATGATTACACTCACTGGCTTATGTATGCAATTGGGGGCTCCCAGCACCCGACAATTCTCAGCCAGGGTAACCGGTTCATCGCCCCTCCAAATGCTGCTTGTAAAGAGGTACAACTACTCTTATTCAGAAACTGTCTTCACCAAACCAAACAGTTTTATTCAAGGCCATCTTTGACGTATAAACCTATCTCAAGAGTCCTCCTGTACATGCAAAACCGGGATACAGAATGGTTGAGAATAAAAGACCAGACATCTCATGCTTGTACTAGCCAGCAAGCACACAAACAAAATTCTCTTTTTCCTTAGGATGCTTTTCTGGAAAAGATAAGTTTTCATGCTTTGTtcgaaaaatatatcattaaaGACAATCAGACCACTTATTACTTACGATGTTTTTTTGGAAAAGATAAGTTTTCATgcatttttcgaaaaatatatcattaaaGACAATCAGACCACTTATTACTGCATTTTGTGTGTCATTCAACAAAAGCACCAACCACTTGATTAATGATATCGATGATTTAGTCTGCTTTGCTTTGGTGTCAAGGTGACGAAGAGAGACTACGCAGAAGAGAGTGAATGGAAGTCATGGGCATGGAGATCGGAGAATGATTTGCTGATGAATGGGGCCTTCTTTGTTCAATCCGGAAGCCCCATTAAAAATCTTAACAAGAAGGACGTGATTAAAGCAAAGCCTGGGACTTTTGTGACCCGGCTCACCAGGTTTGCCGGTGCCCTCAACTGCGAAGTGAACAAGCCATGCTAATAAAGTACAACTATGCATATGTACCCAATGAACCCTGTTTTACAACAGAGGTTTGACAAATAGGTATTAGTACAGTAGATCGCGACTGCTCTTGGCGTTTATGCCTCCCAGTTAGGCAAGTCTTGTTCGAATGGAGATGGCATATGACATAGGGAGATTCAGATGTACAATTTACCCAGCCAATGATATGTTGTCAATGTTATTGGAAAAATTGTTTCttccatattttttttgggtgatttttctCATAGATGAATGGGTGAATGCCTCAACAGACCTCCCTTAGCAACAAAGAGAATAAAAGGAGACTGAGATTCTATTTCAATGCTGTAGGACAAGGTCTTTGCAGATACTAACCTTGCCAAGTAGCACGTCACAAGCAATCATATTCTCATTCCACAGCCACCTCTTGTTTCAGGTAATTTGTGAACTGCAAGAAAGAATGAAATCCAAAATTTGTATAGCTAAGTATTCATGCAAAGATTACAAACGAAGTGAGGATGAACCCTTattgaattttcttaattcatcACCACATCAAACAGGCAGCATAACAGTTCCATGAGGAACAAACTTCAACGCAGGCATCGGGAAATCTTTCTACAGACCTGAGACGTCTTCATTTCCAATTCCTTCCACTCTAGAGAAGGATCACTTCCTTCCACTATTCCCGTCCCAGCATAAAAGAATGCTTTACCACCCTGGAACCCAAAATGAAGAGCAAAAAAAAGATGAGTGATTCCTTATATCAATTAAGACAATAAATGAAGATAACAGGTTCTCTAATCCTGAAGGGCAAAACTGTTTTGAGAAAGCTTCTTTGAGTTTAGCCAGTGAGAGACATGAATGCCATTTCAAGAAGAAGTTATTTTCTATAAGGCATCGATCAACTTGGCTCACCTTTTCTATTAATGCTGACCTAATTCCAACTGCAAACTcacttcctcctcctccaaaCCAGCCAACAGGTCCAGCATACATTCCTCGGTCAAATGCCTCTGATTGACACCAGGCAAGCATGGCAGACTGATCACTTCATAATAATGGCATATAAGTTGGCGATGCCCCACAACAGTAAGTGTCAATGTTACCCCCACTTTTATGGAACAAAATAAAGAACTCTAGAATCACTAAATTCATTTACCAGTTTCAGCTATAAAATCCCTTGCATCTTCCATCGGAGATCCACAAACCGCTGGAGTTGGGTGGAGAGAAGACAGTACAGCATACTGGAAAGGAACAACATAGTAACTATCTTTCCGAGCAGCTAGATTTCAGGCATCTAATTAAATAAGTCTGCAGAGAGAGTTCGAATTTATTACCTCATCATCTTCACTTCTTAACCTGCCAGCAATCAAGGCATTTAGGTGCTGGACTCTTGGTAATTTCCGGACTGTCAACTCTGGTTCCACAACAACCCCATCGCATACAGCCTGTAAAAGCAATTTAGGCAAATAACAAGTAACACCCATAAGTCAAAAGTGAAGTCATTGAGCCACTTTTCACGAGGTTGATATCCTCTCTCTGACAAAAAAGTGTGAAGATGTCAGGTTGTAATACAGAGTTGGAGGGGAGAATACTTTTAAATCGAAAACGATTTGGTTTATGTTTTAACCGGATAAGTAAATAGTGTCCACAGTTCTTGACACAATGGGCAGTATTTCACATACATTATTGGTAATCGCAGACCATAGACCAGCTATTCCATCAAAACTAAACCACTTCCTGGATATGTACAAGAACTAGCGATCTTCATAGGGAGAAGGCTATTAAGAAGTGAGAGGAACTTTTATGTATATCCGCTTATCCCTCTCCCCCTCGCCCAGGTCACATCTTGCGGAGGATCTTGACTCTAGTGATGCCATGGCACCACTCGTTCTGATTAGATCAATAATTTTATCCATGGATACGATATATATGCTTGCTCTAGCCTTGGCAAAAATAGGACTTGCATATAGCATATCGACACCGCAAGCAGACTTACCTTTAGTTTGTCTCTTATGCCATCTCGTACTATGCTGAATTCAAGAATGTCTTTGGgactgaaaagaaaaacagcaATTGAGAAAGGAAAAACAGGGAGTAAGAGAAGACGTTAAATCTCATCCGAGCATCTAGTGCGCAGCAATATCTGCCTTGACTTGATGTTGAATGGGAGATAAAAGATGAACCTTGTTAATAATTCTTGTTCAATTTGAAGATCTAGAGCTTTTGTTGCACCTCTAGCGCGAGTTGCGGCCAAAGCCTCACTGCTAATGCTAAGCCCGCTTCTACGAAATAGTTGTTCTGGCTATTCACCAAAAACGTTTCCAGTCAGCaaagtaaagaaaagaaagacttACTTTGAAAAAtgacttctgagaaagattTTGCTTTTCATTTAGATATATAGGCAAAAGGTCCAAACATTGATATGGGGCAAGGCAGCACgtagaagaaggaaaaacacCATTTATAAGTTACAAATAGAACATTGACTAGAAAGTAAAAGAGCCATcatatggaaaaagaaaagcaagggAACCAGGAATTTCGCTCCTTGATGAAGGTGAATGACACAGAAAGATGCATTAGCAAATACTATCATTATCAGAAACTCTCCACACATTCAGAAGCACTAGAGAACGAGTATATTGCCTGAAGAACATGGTCTATCATATCTTCATTTAGCAAATATGAAGTATGAACATGGTCTATAAAACTGCAcacctaaaaataaaaaatctgagATTCAGCAGTCCTACCAATCTGAACCATTCTACTTCCAATAAATATTCGGCGAAGCACACATTGTTGGTTCTTTAGACAACATTTTCCAGAACAAAATAGAGGACTGTCATTAATCGTTAAGAAAGCATAACTTTAGTTGAACGGGAAGTCATGCAACAGTCGTTACCGTGTTTCCAATAAATGCTGGAGCATTGGGTGGCTGAAAACAGAATTGGTAGGAATCTTTCCCTTCTGACTGCAAGTTTCAATCTAATATAAGAACCCAATCAAGTACCTGATATTCCCATTCTAGAGGGTGGAATAAAAGGCGGTTTAAAAGGAATACCTGCAAGCAAGCTAGCAATGTTACAGGATCCAGATCAGTATCAGTGACAAATTTGCTGCTCCGTGCAAGCACAACCTGcttatgaaaatataattcatcAAAAGAGCAAATGGGTCGGAAATCAAAATGCAAATGAGCTGCTCTACGTGATATGATTCCGCAATCAAAGCCGTGCTACACAATCTAGATTCTGAAGTGACTTGTAGATTTCTCATGCCTTAGTGATTGGAGAATCATCTCGACGAATAGAGTGCAAAACTTTGTTCACTGCAAGCTCCCAGTTTGTCTTATCAGGACAATGACTATTGCTTAGAATAGATGCTCTAGGGAGTTGCCTCTTCAGCTTTCCAACAAGCGATGATACCTGCAAACGATCAGAAATCCCAACAGATCACTCTAACACGGTAACACCTAAACCCTCATCTCAACTACACTAATCGTTCGGTACGGTTCCAAATATAGTGCACGGACCTTGCGCATCACCGCTTCAAGTGAATCGATGGCATTCTCCCATgtccatgaaagagaagcATCCCACGCAATAGTTGTCGCGAGAACAGACCCTTCTTCGAGCTCATCAAACTCAACCTGAGGGACTACGAAGTAGAAACAACCAAAGGGCTCCCATTCCGGTGATAGGTTCGACCTCGCATCGAAGCGGATCGCGCCGTAAGCACGAATCAGAGGAGAATCCATGGAGAGGAACCTGGATTCAAATGAACGGAATTTAAGATACTGCCGCAAATGATCACTCCCAGTCCCAGCATGCTCACAGTCCGTTGAAATTCAATCTCAGTCGCTGATCAGCAAGCTGATTGAAGAGAATATAGAAAGAGAGAGTGCACAGGAATGAATGAAGCCAAAGATGATCTACGGAGAGGCGGCTTTTACCTTCTGATGGACGACCAGTCGTGGAAGGAGAAGGGGCGGAGATGGCGGAAGAAGACGGCGGAGCCGATGCCGGCGACGCTGACAAGCTTGTTAGCGGCGGAGCTGCGGCCATCTCCGTTGCCGTTGCCGTTGCCGTTGCCATTGAGGGACTCAAGGAGGAGATCGGAGCTGCTCCGGATGCGAGAGCTCCGGCGGGAGAAGTAGCAGCGGGGTAGGTGAGGGTCCTGAGAGTGGAGCCAGTCGATCGATTCGATTTTCCCTTGAATTGGCACCTTTTTTCCCcaatgataataattaaaaaaatatagataaataaatatttaccatcagtaaaaaaaaaattataaagataAATTTGTTCACTTTTCCTCATAATTCTTTTTAACTctttaattgtaattttctttttttgacttgaatatcatttttctcattttttaaaaataaaaataaacatcaagcttatttatttatttatttatttttatgaccgcctcaaatttattttcaagcttattttcatgttttaCTGACCATATCTATCGTGCATTTATCAACGTGGAAAAGTCGGTAGAGCGGAGACTACAATTACTGCTCGTCGATAGGCTAATTGGATCACAACTGTCTATGATGactttttttagatttttatatTGACAATAACATAACGCGAGATATCTAAAATTTTATCAGATGTGATTATCAAGATAACATTTTAGAATTTAAGATTAGATGATGAAGTCAACTAGGATGTTGCCCGCCCGTGCAGCTAAATATGGAAATAAAAtacttataaataataaaaaatacacaaaaaaaaaattcagagtCTTCTAGTGATtaacaaaggaaaaaattatatattacccataaaaaaggaaaaaatatatacacacttTTGGAAAcgttaatattaatatattatattcttgTCACATAGTTCACATGCGaatgttattttttataatggATTTATTTGGGCTTCATGACACGACAACTTCATCAGGAAATCCAAGTTACGTTTTTTAATAATGGTTctgtttttaataataaaccAATACTTATAATAAACACTGAGATATTTTGCTGCTGATCATCTGACCAAAATCCTAAAATAAGAAGCAGGCCTTACAAAGTTAGTCCCTATTTGTGATCGATCTGACGCAGTCGATTGACATTCATTCCTAAATGCGTCGTAGATGTGATTAATTTTCATCCTTTCGATAACCTAACAATGACCAAACCCGTAGACTCACCGGGTTAATTACCCTCATTTATTAAAGTTTATCCACATGAGGTGTGACATCAATGCAAAAATACCAGACGCCAAGTACTTGAACTAAATCTAAACTTATTAACGTGAATTGATTCAAGAAGTTTCGACACATATTTTCCTTAAACAAAATTCTAAGTTTGATTGGCTCGAATATGATTTAATCGGCATCCAACAAGTTTCCAACTATTAATTGGTGCAtaccggggaaaaaaaatccaaaacaaCCAGAAGAGGTTGGCATAAAGTGAAATTAGTGACAAGTGGGATTTGGTCAATTTCTCATTTGTTGGAGCCAACAATTACAAATGGGCTCCTACATCTATTTAATTTTGGACAGTCGTTGAGAAAATGAAATGTTCGGTGGTCCTATATATCCCATGACACCACCTAGCGTAAGAATTGTAAATAGTATTGATTTATAATACGAACGATCGAATTTAATTAGGATTTTGTTAGCATAAATATTGTAGGATGTGGAAAGATTTCGATGGTTTCTTCTCGTCAAATCTTTATTATATAATGAATGTGCATATAAGATTGTCGAGATGGATCTCTAGAAGTAGAACCAAGTACGGTCTAAGACAGCAGCTAAACTCTAGATTGAGAGCAATCAAAGATGAAGATATTATGGAAAGCGAGGGCTAAAGTTTGTTTAATCACGGTGTTTGAAAACAACTACAAAGCATATACCGTGGCCCGTGTCAAGTTGACATCTAAGCGACGCGTTGACAAGTTTGAGACTATATCAACTGGGTACGGTACGATGCCGATCCCGCCAATGTGGAAGGCGATTTCGAAGCAAATTTTTAACGAACTTCGTAATGATTAGAGCGGCCGCGGAGAAAGACATCCTCACGGGCGCATTAACTGCTTGCAGTTAAAAACACGTAGACATGCCCATATAATTGTGCACATTCTCTTATCTTAATCGCCAGCTAGCGCTTCATCTTTCGCTTCAGAACGTAGTAGTTTGGAGCTTGTTAATTATGGGCCGTGACAAAATCAGCATGAGGAACTGGCCATGGATGTGGTATTGAATAcgataaattatatatggtGCAGAGAGAGACTTGCCTGGAGGCGGATGATGCCGGAAGAGGTGTCCGGTGGGTTGGCTCTGAGGGAGGCGATGGCTGCGCCAAGATGGTCCATGGCTGAGGATGGGGTTGACGCCACTTGCAACGTACGGGTCTCGGCGATGCCGATCGGAGACCTCGGGTCGCAGTCACACCCATTCATCGACATGGAGATGGAGCGTCGCGTCCGATGTTTCTGCCCAGAAAAACAAGCCAAAAAATGAGTGAATACCAAACACCTGCAGCATTTATGCATGATACCATATACGTGATCTGAGCTACGAGATGATGAAGTGATCAAGTTGTCATTGTGGTCTTACATGAGA
Above is a window of Punica granatum isolate Tunisia-2019 chromosome 7, ASM765513v2, whole genome shotgun sequence DNA encoding:
- the LOC116213857 gene encoding isochorismate synthase 1, chloroplastic isoform X1; protein product: MSFLDEVWKPNYLRGYPQVRAISMPLCLPSFLGRIMYLFISAARSTPIASTAHCISSLQALCCSLMATAIAGVRWCPLFSASQPPKHGLSSAFVTPSMRPTTLRILSHKHRTRRSISMSMNGCDCDPRSPIGIAETRTLQVASTPSSAMDHLGAAIASLRANPPDTSSGIIRLQVPIQGKIESIDWLHSQDPHLPRCYFSRRSSRIRSSSDLLLESLNGNGNGNGNGDGRSSAANKLVSVAGIGSAVFFRHLRPFSFHDWSSIRRFLSMDSPLIRAYGAIRFDARSNLSPEWEPFGCFYFVVPQVEFDELEEGSVLATTIAWDASLSWTWENAIDSLEAVMRKVSSLVGKLKRQLPRASILSNSHCPDKTNWELAVNKVLHSIRRDDSPITKVVLARSSKFVTDTDLDPVTLLACLQSEGKDSYQFCFQPPNAPAFIGNTPEQLFRRSGLSISSEALAATRARGATKALDLQIEQELLTSPKDILEFSIVRDGIRDKLKAVCDGVVVEPELTVRKLPRVQHLNALIAGRLRSEDDEYAVLSSLHPTPAVCGSPMEDARDFIAETEAFDRGMYAGPVGWFGGGGSEFAVGIRSALIEKGGKAFFYAGTGIVEGSDPSLEWKELEMKTSQFTNYLKQEVAVE
- the LOC116213857 gene encoding isochorismate synthase 1, chloroplastic isoform X3, whose product is MSMNGCDCDPRSPIGIAETRTLQVASTPSSAMDHLGAAIASLRANPPDTSSGIIRLQVPIQGKIESIDWLHSQDPHLPRCYFSRRSSRIRSSSDLLLESLNGNGNGNGNGDGRSSAANKLVSVAGIGSAVFFRHLRPFSFHDWSSIRRFLSMDSPLIRAYGAIRFDARSNLSPEWEPFGCFYFVVPQVEFDELEEGSVLATTIAWDASLSWTWENAIDSLEAVMRKVSSLVGKLKRQLPRASILSNSHCPDKTNWELAVNKVLHSIRRDDSPITKVVLARSSKFVTDTDLDPVTLLACLQSEGKDSYQFCFQPPNAPAFIGNTPEQLFRRSGLSISSEALAATRARGATKALDLQIEQELLTSPKDILEFSIVRDGIRDKLKAVCDGVVVEPELTVRKLPRVQHLNALIAGRLRSEDDEYAVLSSLHPTPAVCGSPMEDARDFIAETEAFDRGMYAGPVGWFGGGGSEFAVGIRSALIEKGGKAFFYAGTGIVEGSDPSLEWKELEMKTSQFTNYLKQEVAVE
- the LOC116213858 gene encoding pectate lyase-like; its protein translation is MFRMEAIDSRVALFCFALAVLIPVLRANIAEFDEVWQKRAEQAKKGFLEAYHPNPEEVTVEFNKHVTRDPEGNSTRRSLRKSLGGPCLATNPIDRCWRCQPDWANNRKRLAECVLGFGRKTTGGKDGKFYVVTDPSDDDLLDPKPGTLRYGVIQPEPLWIIFARDMIIRLSQELLVTSNKTIDGRGFNVRIMKGAQITLQFVNNVIIHGLHIHDINPGNGGLIRDSVDHFGLRTRSDGDGISIFGSRNIWIDHISMSHCYDGLIDAIEASTAITISNCHFTNHNEVMLFGGSDSYSDDTKMQITVAFNHFGQGLVQRMPRCRYGFIHVVNNDYTHWLMYAIGGSQHPTILSQGNRFIAPPNAACKEVTKRDYAEESEWKSWAWRSENDLLMNGAFFVQSGSPIKNLNKKDVIKAKPGTFVTRLTRFAGALNCEVNKPC
- the LOC116213857 gene encoding isochorismate synthase 1, chloroplastic isoform X2; the protein is MSFLDEVWKPNYLRGYPQVRAISMPLCLPSFLGRIMYLFISAARSTPIASTAHCISSLQALCCSLMATAIAGVRWCPLFSASQPPKHGLSSAFVTPSMRPTTLRILSHKHRTRRSISMSMNGCDCDPRSPIGIAETRTLQVASTPSSAMDHLGAAIASLRANPPDTSSGIIRLQVPIQGKIESIDWLHSQDPHLPRCYFSRRSSRIRSSSDLLLESLNGNGNGNGNGDGRSSAANKLVSVAGIGSAVFFRHLRPFSFHDWSSIRRFLSMDSPLIRAYGAIRFDARSNLSPEWEPFGCFYFVVPQVEFDELEEGSVLATTIAWDASLSWTWENAIDSLEAVMRKVSSLVGKLKRQLPRASILSNSHCPDKTNWELAVNKVLHSIRRDDSPITKVVLARSSKFVTDTDLDPVTLLACLQSEGKDSYQFCFQPPNAPAFIGNTPEQLFRRSGLSISSEALAATRARGATKALDLQIEQELLTSPKDILEFSIVRDGIRDKLKAVCDGVVVEPELTVRKLPRVQHLNALIAGRLRSEDDEYAVLSSLHPTPAVCGSPMEDARDFIAETEAFDRGMYAGPVGWFGGGGSEFAVGIRSALIEKGGKAFFYAGTGIVEGSDPSLEWKELEMKTSQVCRKISRCLR